From a region of the Besnoitia besnoiti strain Bb-Ger1 chromosome I, whole genome shotgun sequence genome:
- a CDS encoding lactate dehydrogenase LDH1 (encoded by transcript BESB_009180) produces MAPEMVQRRKKVAMIGSGMIGGTMGYLCALKELADVVLYDVVKGMPEGKALDLSHVTSVEDTNVSVRAEYNYEAALTGADVVIVTAGLTKVPGKPDSEWSRNDLLPFNSKIIREIGQNIKKYCPKTFIIVVTNPLDCMVKVMWEASGVPQNMICGMACMLDSGRFRRYVADALSVSPRDVQATVIGTHGDCMVPLVRYITVNGYPIQKFIKDGVVTEKQLEEIAEHTKVSGGEIVRFLGQGSAYYAPAASAVAMATSFLRDEKRVIPCSVYCSGEYGLKDMFIGLPAVIGGSGIERVIELELNEEEQKQFQKSVDDVMALNKAVAELQA; encoded by the exons ATGGCGCCCGAAATGGtccagaggaggaagaaggtaGCCATGATTGGCTCTGGTATGATTGGTGGAACTATGGGGTACCTGTGCGCACTCAAGGAGTTGGCGGACGTCGTCCTGTACGATGTTGTAAAAG GCATGCCCGAGGGCAAGGCTCTTGACCTGAGCCACGTGACTTCCGTGGAAGACACCAACGTGTCCGTCCGCGCTGAGTACAACTACGAGGCAGCGCTCACGGGCGCCGACGTCGTCATTGTGACTGCTGGCCTCACAAAGGTCCCGGGCAAGCCCGACTCTGAGTGGAGTCGCAACGACTTGTTACCCTTCAACTCTAAGATCATCCGTGAGATCGGCCAAAACATCAAGAAGTACTGCCCGAAGACGTTCATCATCGTCGTCACCAACCCGCTCGACTGCATGGTTAAGGTCATGTGGGAGGCGTCAGGCGTTCCCCAGAACATGATCTGCGGTATGGCCTGCATGCTCGACTCTggccgcttccgccgctaCGTGGCGGACGCGCTCTCCGTCTCCCCCCGTGACGTACAGGCGACCGTCATCGGTACCCATGGTGACTGCATGGTGCCCCTTGTCCGCTACATCACGGTCAACGGCTACCCGATCCAGAAGTTTATCAAGGACGGTGTTGTGACTGAGAAACAGCTCGAAGAGATCGCCGAACACACCAAGGTCTCCGGCGGAGAGATCGTTCGCTTCCTGGGTCAGGGCTCCGCCTACtacgcccccgccgcctccgccgtcgccatgGCCACCTCCTTCTTGCGCGACGAGAAGCGCGTCATCCCCTGCAGTGTGTACTGCTCAGGCGAGTACGGCCTGAAGGACATGTTCATTGGCCTCCCCGCCGTCATTGGCGGCAGTGGCATCGAGCGTGTCATTGAGCTTGAGCTCAACGAGGAGGAGCAGAAGCAATTCCAGAAGTCTGTTGATGACGTCATGGCTCTGAACAAGGCCGTCGCTGAACTCCAGGCGTAA